From a single Syngnathus scovelli strain Florida chromosome 2, RoL_Ssco_1.2, whole genome shotgun sequence genomic region:
- the LOC125989208 gene encoding calcium/calmodulin-dependent protein kinase type 1D: protein MSLLSQVVKTFNALCPAPFSSSSAFIFFILPFLQVYAKSQPGFCAHTTRESQQTSSISLEIPPRPTEDMGRQEADNVWKKDTEDIQEIFDFMEELGSGAFSEVYMVREKKTGRTFAMKCIKKKHTRDLNLENEINVLRRIKHENVVGLEDFYESQTHFYLVMQLVSGGELFDRILDRGVYSERDASRVIQQVLQAVSYLHQSGVVHRDLKPENILYYSPEENSKIMISDFGLSKMMDKGVMSTACGTPGYVAPEVLAQKPYSKAVDCWSIGVITYILLCGYPPFYEESETRLFSKIIKAQYEFDSPFWDDISESAKDFIRNMMEKNPLKRYNTDQALRHPWIIGKTARSQDIYYSVSVQIQKNFAKSKWKQAINATVAINHMKKLQLAHAAAGQVPKIARIPDIHVVKASSPVLQHKGLNGHDDQEAEGKMASANHMSLPDSHVDLRCHFHPLKANHSMEHPPTIAETEKYIFHSEPANLNGYGKNRIGKTFQTSVCSIM from the exons ATGTCACTGCTGTCGCAAGTAGTTAAAACGTTCAATGCTCTATGCCCCGCCCCTTTCTCTTCATCCTCCGCCttcatcttcttcatcctccCCTTCCTCCAGGTATATGCGAAATCTCAGCCAGGCTTCTGTGCACACACGACAAGAGAGTCACAGCAGACTTCCAGCATTTCCCTAG AAATCCCGCCGAGGCCCACTGAAGACATGGGGCGTCAGGAGGCCGACAACGTGTGGAAAAAAGACACGGAGGACATCCAGGAGATTTTTGACTTCATGGAGGAGTTGGGATC AGGCGCCTTTTCCGAGGTTTACATGGTGAGGGAGAAGAAGACGGGAAGGACATTCGCAATGAAGTGCATCAAGAAGAAGCACACCAGAGACCTCAATCTGGAGAACGAGATTAACGTGCTCAGGAG AATCAAACACGAGAACGTGGTGGGGCTGGAGGATTTCTATGAAAGTCAGACGCATTTCTACCTGGTCATGCAACT CGTTTCCGGCGGCGAGCTCTTTGACCGTATCTTGGACCGAGGTGTGTACTCTGAGAGGGACGCCAGTCGTGTGATCCAACAAGTCTTGCAGGCTGTCAGCTACTTGCATCAGAGCGGTGTTGTCCATCGGGACCTAAAG ccAGAGAACATTCTGTACTACAGCCCAGAGGAGAACTCCAAGATCATGATCAGTGATTTTGGCTTGTCCAAGATGATGGACAAGGGTGTTATGTCCACTGCCTGTGGCACCCCAGGATATGTTG CTCCTGAGGTGTTGGCACAGAAGCCTTACAGCAAGGCAGTGGACTGCTGGTCTATTGGAGTGATCACGTATATCTT ACTCTGTGGCTATCCTCCTTTCTACGAAGAGAGCGAGACTCGCCTCTTCTCCAAGATCATCAAGGCGCAGTACGAGTTTGACTCTCCCTTCTGGGACGACATTTCCGAATCGG CCAAAGACTTTATCCGAAACATGATGGAGAAGAACCCCCTCAAGCGCTACAACACTGACCAAGCACTCCGACACCCCTG GATAATCGGAAAGACGGCCCGTAGCCAGGACATCTACTATTCCGTCAGTGTGCAGATCCAAAAGAACTTTGCCAAGTCCAAATGGAAG CAAGCCATCAATGCCACCGTGGCCATCAACCACATGAAGAAGCTGCAGCTTGCGCACGCCGCAGCCGGACAGGTCCCCAAGATTGCTCGTATCCCGGACATCCATGTGGTCAAGGCATCCTCCCCTGTCTTGCAACACAAAGGCCTAAATGGACACGATGACCAGGAGGCCGAAGGGAAAATGGCGTCTGCGAACCACATGAGTCTGCCCGACAGCCATGTGGACCTCAGGTGCCACTTCCACCCGTTGAAGGCCAACCACAGCATGGAGCACCCGCCCACCATCGCCGAGACGGAGAAGTACATCTTCCACTCGGAACCCGCCAACCTCAACGG ATATGGCAAAAACAGAATTGGAAAGACCTTTCAGACCAGCGTTTGCTCCATCATGTGA
- the mical1 gene encoding F-actin-monooxygenase mical1 isoform X3, with the protein MFSSLPAEAGFKHKELRGKLAIGITVNFINRNTTAEAQVAEISGVARIYNQKFFQDLLNETGIDLENIVYYKDDTHYFVMTAKKMSLLNKGVIKQDFNEAEDLLAPANIDQEALCRYAHAAAYFSTGGRLPELQFAQNHARQPDVAVFDFTCMQRAENASLVRERRGSRLLMALVGDCLVEPFWPLGTGVARGFLAAFDTAWMVRSWGAGTPLLKVLAERESIYQALSQTTPENTSKNYAAYSIDPKTRYVRVNLTSIQTSQVQHLHVVDKSNSSSKKQNNRLSYTRQDSFNGFDELLKWCQKSTVGYRDVEVKDFTNSWRSGLALCALIHHFRPQLIDMRSLKASACIHNHQVAFDILEKEFGIPPVMSAADFANDGQIDRLSLVLYLTQIKNAFTVLSPAPEPKGFLTSSKPLTLSQAHSAVFFLSKLKHNSLQRRKEKLAAEKEQTKENDTKMGEEDCAPSRRLQIRHSTSQAAPLSSPDLSPPPALVEPEPACMSQANSEACYFCSGRVYVLERISAEGKFFHRGCFTCHQCGVTLRLGDYAFHQDTGRFYCELHAEELEDPAGILSRKDSIGNEQNSLSSDGCTPSPSDDDDEPTLRSLPSVEEETANDAERRVDPTDRQPPLPKPRLSRQTSPLPSPPVVKPRTMHLLIPASPKNIPPPKAVRETPEVVLDSRPKQSLRKLKLSDEEKDQLVNLLTFTADSDSETPGGSSSGSSSSATARGTSPPKAEDGPEEEGYWSGSTAGQIREKRNRRCFRRKEMPAGQPRVRSKFSPWNLSSPRIGRDTRLSVHQPGKVETTFRHIHGDSEEGVDGDEDDDDDMLDQDIDSLDGKASRNFELPSSTQHRALTVMTLQFEMLPANPVEAGKLEVMKMRTLERRAKMSELQRLRQAQSIQRRLEEIEVTFRDLEEKGVALEQSIRGEPQIDSSPDMIEHWLQLVHEKNALVSEESDLMVASRQLELEDKQSMLELELRKYMDMSDKTAEQQAEEDRVLQQMIEVVDMRDSLVSFLEDKRLKEIQEEREVLSVMEAKRHSKTGAQVHWQ; encoded by the exons GTTTCAAACACAAGGAACTGAGAGGCAAGCTAGCCATCGGCATCACGGTCAACTTCATCAACAGGAACACGACGGCCGAGGCCCAAGTGGCTGAGATTAGCGGCGTGGCCCGCATCTACAACCAGAAGTTCTTCCAGGACCTGCTGAACGAGACTG GTATTGATTTGGAGAACATCGTATATTACAAAGACGACACCCACTACTTTGTCATGACTGCCAAAAAGATGAGCTTGCTGAACAAGGGCGTCATCAAGCAG GACTTCAACGAAGCGGAGGATTTGCTGGCGCCGGCCAACATTGATCAAGAGGCGTTGTGCCGCTACGCCCACGCCGCCGCCTACTTCTCCACGGGCGGCCGACTGCCCGAGCTGCAGTTTGCTCAGAACCATGCCCGCCAGCCGGACGTGGCCGTCTTTGACTTCACGTGCATGCAACGGGCCGAGAACGCCTCGCTCGTCAGGGAGCGCAGAGGCAGCAGGCTGTTGATGGCTCTCGTCGGAGATTGCCTGGTAGAG CCGTTCTGGCCTCTCGGGACGGGCGTCGCTCGGGGATTTCTGGCAGCTTTTGACACGGCGTGGATGGTGAGGAGTTGGGGTGCGGGGACGCCTCTTCTCAAGGTCCTCGCTGAGCG AGAAAGCATCTACCAGGCCCTGTCCCAGACCACACCAGAGAACACCAGCAAAAACTACGCCGCTTACAGCATCGACCCCAAAACGCGTTATGTCAGAGTCAACCTCACCTCCATCCAGACCAGCCAG GTTCAGCACCTTCACGTCGTTGATAAATCTAATTCGTCGAGCAAGAAACAGAATAACAGACTGTCATACACCCGTCAAG ATTCTTTCAATGGGTTTGACGAGTTGTTAAAATGGTGCCAGAAGAGCACTGTAGGCTACAGAGATGTGGAGGTGAAAGATTTTACCAACTCGTGGAGGTCCGGGCTGGCTTTGTGCGCTTTGATCCACCACTTCCGACCTCAGCTCAT TGATATGAGGTCCTTGAAAGCGTCGGCTTGCATTCACAATCACCAAGTGGCCTTCGACATCTTGGAGAAGGAGTTCGGCATCCCGCCTGTCATGTCGGCCGCTGACTTTGCCAACGACGGGCAAATAGACAGACTGTCTTTGGTCCTCTACCTCACCCAGATCAAAAATGCCTTCACTGTGCTCTCACCAG CTCCAGAGCCCAAAGGCTTCTTGACGTCGTCCAAGCCTTTGACACTCTCCCAGGCGCACTCGGCTGTCTTCTTCCTCAGCAAGCTTAAGCATAACTCTCTGCAAAGACGCAAG GAGAAACTGGCAGCCGAGAaggaacaaacaaaagaaaacgaTACAAAGATGGGAGAGGAGGACTGT GCACCTTCGAGGAGACTTCAGATCCGTCACTCCACATCCCAGGCGGCACCCCTGAGCTCCCCTGATCTCAGTCCGCCTCCAGCACTTGTTGAGCCTGAGCCCGCTTGCATGTCGCAGGCCAACAGCGAGGCGTGCTACTTCTGCAGCGGCCGGGTCTACGTGCTGGAACGCATCAGTGCAGAGGGCAAGTTCTTCCATCGTGGCTGCTTCACGTGCCACCAATGCGGCGTCACGCTGCGACTCGGAGACTACGCCTTCCATCAGGACACAG GGAGATTTTACTGCGAGCTTCACGCTGAAGAGCTGGAAGACCCAGCCGGAATATTGTCTCGTAAG GACAGTATAGGAAATGAACAAAACAGCCTTTCCAGCGATGGTTGCACGCCATCCCCATCTGATGACGATGACGAGCCCACGCTAAGATCGCTACCTTCTGTCGAAGAAGAAACCGCAAACGATGCCGAGCGGCGAGTTGAtccgacagacagacagcccCCACTCCCCAAGCCCCGTCTCTCTCGGCAGACCAGCCCCCTGCCCTCTCCTCCCGTGGTGAAGCCTCGCACAATGCATCTTTTAATTCCCGCAAGTCCGAAAAACATTCCGCCTCCGAAAGCCGTGCGAGAGACACCCGAGGTCGTTCTCGACTCGCGGCCCAAGCAGTCGCTCCGCAAACTTAAGTTGAGCGATGAGGAGAAGGATCAGCTGGTCAACCTCCTGACCTTCACCGCCGACTCGGACTCAGAGACCCCCGGTGGCTCTTCGTCCGGCTCCTCGTCCTCGGCGACGGCGCGAGGCACAAGTCCTCCCAAGGCGGAGGACGGACCAGAGGAGGAGGGCTACTGGAGCGGCAGCACGGCCGGTCAGATTCGCGAAAAGAGGAACAGACGCTGCTTCCGGAGGAAAGAGATGCCCGCCGGGCAACCCAGAGTACGATCCAAGTTCTCCCCCTGGAATCTTTCCTCGCCCAGGATCGGCAGAGACACGCGACTCAGTGTTCATCAGCCTGGGAAAGTGG AAACAACCTTTAGACACATTCACGGGGACTCCGAAGAAGGCGTTGACGGAGATgaggacgatgacgatgatATGTTGGACCAGGACATCGACTCATTGGACGGGAAGGCAAGCAGAAACTTTGAATTGCCGAGCTCAACGCAGCACCGCGCACTCACCGTGATGACTTTGCAGTTTGAAATGTTACCGGCCAACCCGGTGGAGGCGGGGAAGTTGGAAGTGATGAAGATGAGGACGCTGGAGCGGCGAGCCAAGATGAGCGAGTTACAACGACTCCGACAAGCACAG TCAATCCAGAGAAGGCTGGAAGAGATCGAGGTGACCTTCCGGGATTTGGAGGAGAAGGGCGTGGCGCTTGAGCAAAGTATAAGAGGAGAACCCC AGATCGATAGTTCCCCCGACATGATCGAGCATTGGCTCCAGCTGGTCCACGAGAAGAACGCCTTGGTCTCAGAGGAGTCTGACCTCATGGTGGC ATCGCGACAACTGGAGCTTGAAGACAAACAGAGCATGCTGGAATTGGAGCTCAGGAAATACATGGACATGAGCG ACAAGACAGCCGAGCAGCAGGCGGAAGAGGATCGCGTCCTGCAGCAGATGATCGAGGTGGTGGACATGCGAGACTCGCTGGTGTCCTTCCTGGAGGACAAAAGGCTGAAGGAAATCCAAGAGGAGCGGGAGGTTCTCTCCGTCATGGAGGCCAAACGCCATTCCAAGACGGGAGCTCAGGTTCACTGGCAGtaa